CGAGGATGCGCGAGCCGCAGGTGGTGGGCAGGTCGAGCGTCGCGATGTTGTCTTTGACCGCCACCGGGTATCCGGCGAGCGGTGCTCGCTCGGCGCGCGCGTCTACCGCGCGCGCCTCGGCGAGCGACCGCTCGCGGTCGGACCAGAGCACGCAATTGAGGCCGTCCGCGCCCGCGCGGACGGCCTCCATGCGGGCGAATGATGCCGTGACCGACTCGACCGCCGTCACGACGCCTCGCTCGTGTCCTCGTGCGTCGCCAGACGCGGCACGAGGAAGAAGCCGTCGCGCATCTCGGGCGCGAACTGCTCGCGGGTCCGGTGCATCGCGATCGGCGGCCCGGCGTCGGGGCGCATCGGCAGGTGCTCGTTGCCTTCCTGCGCCGTCGTCACGACCTGGCTGGTATCGACCTGCTGCAGC
This is a stretch of genomic DNA from Gemmatimonadaceae bacterium. It encodes these proteins:
- the gatC gene encoding Asp-tRNA(Asn)/Glu-tRNA(Gln) amidotransferase subunit GatC, with translation MAVTREDVAHIAGLARLALPDERLTELVGQLNGILAHMDVLQQVDTSQVVTTAQEGNEHLPMRPDAGPPIAMHRTREQFAPEMRDGFFLVPRLATHEDTSEAS